Proteins from a genomic interval of Liolophura sinensis isolate JHLJ2023 chromosome 3, CUHK_Ljap_v2, whole genome shotgun sequence:
- the LOC135463827 gene encoding sodium/hydrogen exchanger 9B2-like, with product MLIMGGMLRNLPKVNVAEDIDPNWSTCIRSAALVVILLRAGLGLDPSSLRKLSFVVLRLAFTPCIVEGAAIAVAAYLILGFPWAWGALQGLVIGAVTPAVVVPCILSLSDRGYGVHKGIPTLVIAASSIDDVLAITGFSLTLGFVFGRSDNLADTITKGPREVLLGMLLGIVYGLLLWYLPPRKTRNKRWFRFGLLFIGGLVFMFGGEKADFPSAGPIGCLTLAFVAAYRWRIDNIEEAEDMDELMEKVWNIAEPFMFGLIGAEIDVSTLDPPTVGLGVAVLGIGLVFRMLTSFLAVSGTDLTMKERLFIVFAWLPKATVQAAIGPVAYDTAVRSEGTYQEKQMGLQILTLAVMSIILTAPIGGALILLTGPKLLSKEPIEDVSSMTYEKKNMAEKL from the exons ATGTTGATAATGGGTGGGATGTTGAGGAATTTACCAAAGGTGAACGTAGCGGAAGACATCGACCCAAACTGGTCAACATGTATTCG TTCTGCAGCTCTCGTGGTCATTCTCCTAAGGGCAGGTTTAGGACTGGATCCCTCTTCTCTCCGGAAGTTGTCATTCGTCGTTCTCCGCCTGGCGTTTACTCCCTGCATTGTAGAGGGCGCTGCCATCGCAGTCGCCGCCTATTTGATATTAGGATTTCCATGGGCATGGGGTGCTCTACAAGG ACTGGTGATAGGTGCCGTTACTCCTGCGGTTGTCGTCCCCTGCATTCTCTCCCTATCAGACAGGGGGTACGGGGTACACAAGGGTATCCCCACCCTAGTCATAGCAGCTTCCAGCATCGACGACGTCCTGGCCATCACTGGATTCAGCCTCACCCTGGGGTTTGTCTTCGGAAGGAGCG ATAATCTTGCGGACACTATAACCAAAGGACCTAGGGAAGTTCTGCTGGGTATGTTGCTTGGTATAGTTTACGGACTCTTATTGTGGTACCTGCCGCCCAGGAAAACT AGAAACAAACGGTGGTTCAGATTCGGATTGCTTTTCATTGGGGGTCTCGTATTCATGTTTGGTGGTGAGAAGGCCGATTTTCCATCGGCTGGACCCATAGGTTGTCTCACCTTAGCGTTTGTAGCGGCCTACAGGTGGCGCATCGACAACATCGAAGAAGCG GAAGACATGGACGAGTTGATGGAAAAGGTGTGGAATATTGCCGAACCGTTCATGTTTGGGCTTATTGGAGCAGAAATTGACGTCAGCACCCTCGATCCACCCACTGTGG GTCTTGGCGTTGCCGTTCTAGGCATTGGACTAGTGTTCCGAATGCTCACCTCATTCCTTGCTGTATCCGGGACGGATCTAACGATGAAGGAAAGACTGTTTATTGTTTTCGCTTGGCTCCCTAAAGCTACTGTACAG GCGGCTATTGGCCCTGTGGCTTATGACACAGCTGTCAGATCTGAGGGCACGTACCAAGAGAAGCAAATGGGATTACag ATATTAACCCTGGCTGTGATGTCTATCATCTTGACTGCACCGATAGGGGGCGCCCTCATCTTGTTAACAG GACCTAAACTTTTGTCCAAAGAGCCGATAGAAGACGTTTCCTCCATGACCTATGAGAAGAAAAATATGGCGGAAAAGTTGTGA